Proteins encoded in a region of the Isosphaeraceae bacterium EP7 genome:
- a CDS encoding riboflavin synthase: MFTGLVQVLGRLDRSEVQEQGRRLTIAWPGLDGSEPFALGESIAVNGCCLTVVHAEADAFDAEAGPETLLRTNLGELAAGAPVNLERSLRLGDRLGGHFVQGHVDTTATLLERRPEGEWQFLAFGIAPEWTTLLVEKGSIAVDGVSLTLVSVGPDRFSVMLIPHTLAATTLGTLKVGDRVNIEADMLAKHVRKLLGREAAGA, from the coding sequence GTGTTCACCGGCTTGGTGCAAGTGCTCGGGCGTCTGGATCGATCCGAGGTGCAGGAACAAGGGCGACGGCTCACCATCGCCTGGCCGGGCCTCGACGGGTCGGAGCCGTTCGCGCTGGGCGAGAGCATCGCCGTCAACGGCTGCTGCCTGACGGTGGTCCACGCCGAGGCGGATGCGTTCGACGCCGAGGCGGGGCCCGAGACCTTGCTGCGCACCAACCTAGGCGAGCTTGCCGCCGGCGCCCCGGTGAACCTGGAACGCTCGCTCCGCCTGGGCGACCGCCTGGGGGGCCACTTCGTCCAGGGGCACGTGGACACCACCGCGACGCTCCTCGAGCGCAGGCCCGAGGGCGAGTGGCAATTCCTCGCGTTCGGCATTGCCCCCGAGTGGACCACGCTGCTGGTCGAGAAGGGCTCGATCGCCGTCGACGGCGTGAGCCTGACCCTGGTCAGCGTGGGCCCCGACCGCTTCTCGGTGATGCTCATCCCCCACACCCTGGCCGCGACCACCCTGGGCACCCTGAAGGTTGGCGACCGCGTGAACATCGAGGCCGACATGCTGGCCAAGCACGTCCGCAAGCTGCTGGGCCGGGAGGCGGCGGGGGCCTGA
- the rsmA gene encoding 16S rRNA (adenine(1518)-N(6)/adenine(1519)-N(6))-dimethyltransferase RsmA → MTESKNHNSPRRQTQSYLRDLFSRRGVAPRHRFGQNFLIDLNIHDLIAEGADVGPGDVVLEIGPGAGAMTSLMASKGAAVVAVDIDPAMVALTTEATEGLPNVRVFQADALKGKHTINPVLIDNVRSGLAAAPGRRFKLVSNLPYNIATPILTNLLVHPDADIRPERMVVTIQLELAERLRADPQGSDYGALSILVQALADVELLRTLPPHVFWPRPKVESAVVRITPNAEKRALIGDIPWFQTVVRQVFTQRRKNLRRVLHSFWRHELTKESVDEMLNSLGLAGMVRAEALNVEEWIALTVALKARLGDAATTAKVEVDDEEGEDEADSDEDEAEGDDD, encoded by the coding sequence ATGACCGAATCGAAGAACCACAACTCGCCCCGACGTCAGACTCAGTCCTATCTCCGCGACCTGTTCAGCAGGCGGGGGGTGGCGCCCAGGCACCGGTTCGGGCAGAACTTCCTGATCGACCTGAACATCCACGACCTGATCGCCGAGGGGGCCGACGTGGGGCCCGGGGATGTGGTGCTGGAGATCGGGCCGGGGGCGGGTGCGATGACCTCGCTGATGGCCAGCAAGGGGGCGGCGGTCGTCGCGGTGGATATCGACCCGGCGATGGTCGCCTTGACGACCGAGGCGACCGAGGGATTGCCCAACGTCCGGGTTTTCCAGGCCGATGCGCTCAAAGGGAAGCACACGATCAACCCGGTGCTCATCGACAACGTGCGGTCGGGGCTGGCCGCGGCGCCGGGTCGTCGGTTCAAGCTGGTCTCGAACCTGCCCTATAACATCGCCACGCCGATCCTGACGAACCTGCTGGTGCACCCCGACGCCGACATCAGGCCCGAGCGCATGGTGGTGACGATCCAGCTTGAGCTGGCCGAGCGGCTGCGGGCCGACCCGCAAGGTTCGGACTACGGGGCGCTCTCGATCCTCGTTCAGGCCCTGGCCGACGTCGAACTGCTTCGAACCCTGCCGCCGCACGTCTTCTGGCCGCGGCCGAAGGTGGAATCGGCGGTCGTGCGGATCACGCCCAACGCCGAGAAGCGGGCCCTCATCGGGGACATCCCCTGGTTCCAGACCGTCGTTCGTCAGGTCTTCACCCAGCGCCGCAAGAACCTCAGGCGGGTGCTGCACAGCTTCTGGCGGCACGAGCTGACGAAGGAGTCGGTCGACGAGATGCTCAACTCGCTCGGCCTGGCGGGGATGGTGCGGGCCGAGGCTCTGAACGTCGAGGAATGGATCGCCCTGACTGTCGCGCTGAAGGCCCGCCTGGGCGACGCCGCCACCACGGCGAAGGTGGAGGTCGACGACGAAGAAGGCGAGGACGAGGCGGACTCGGACGAGGACGAAGCCGAAGGGGACGACGACTGA
- the phoU gene encoding phosphate signaling complex protein PhoU: MARSDVAGTSPPEWDAERVSLGRHFLRDMESLWAGLLQMAAVVEETLTLGVRALCHSRPDLAAAVKNEESEIDRREVQLERECLRILALHQPVASDLRRVTAVLKINSDLERMADLALHIAKRVKKSSGDATPIPIPQGMEAMAMESLSQVHDCLDALTRSDSDLARRVIASDRRFDALRRDIQNDLKDLIRKDPDRLDSCLRLINTARNLERIADHATNIAEAVIYLKEGKIVRHDDSTGRWVDAQA; encoded by the coding sequence ATGGCACGAAGCGATGTCGCCGGGACGAGTCCGCCCGAATGGGACGCCGAGCGCGTCTCGCTCGGCCGCCATTTTTTGCGCGACATGGAGTCGCTCTGGGCCGGCTTGCTCCAGATGGCCGCCGTGGTCGAGGAGACGCTCACCCTCGGTGTCCGCGCCCTCTGCCACAGCCGCCCCGACCTGGCCGCCGCGGTCAAGAATGAAGAGTCCGAGATCGATCGCCGCGAGGTCCAGCTCGAGCGCGAATGCCTGCGCATCCTGGCCCTCCACCAGCCGGTCGCCTCCGACCTCCGCCGGGTCACCGCCGTGCTCAAGATCAACTCCGACCTGGAGCGCATGGCCGACCTCGCCCTGCACATCGCCAAGCGCGTCAAGAAGTCGTCCGGAGACGCCACGCCCATCCCCATCCCGCAGGGGATGGAGGCCATGGCCATGGAATCGCTCTCCCAGGTGCACGACTGCCTCGACGCCCTGACTCGCAGCGACTCCGACCTGGCCCGTCGCGTCATCGCCAGCGACCGCCGCTTCGACGCCCTGAGACGCGACATCCAGAACGACCTCAAGGACCTGATCCGCAAGGATCCCGATCGCCTCGACTCCTGCCTCCGGCTCATCAACACCGCCAGGAACCTCGAGCGTATCGCCGACCACGCCACCAACATCGCCGAGGCGGTCATCTACCTCAAGGAAGGCAAGATCGTCCGCCACGACGACTCCACCGGCCGCTGGGTCGACGCCCAGGCCTGA
- the guaB gene encoding IMP dehydrogenase produces MQDRIAYQGITFDDVLLEPAYSELLPRQVETKTHLTAKIPLNIPILSAPMDTVTEAELAIALAQEGGLGVIHKNMSVEEQTREVDKVKRSENGIIVDPITLPPTATVGQAREIMRGHNISGVPITVGDNRLRGILTRRDLRFLEDNDLSIEEVMTKENLVTAPANTSLEDADRILTRNKVEKLLLVDDEFRLKGLITIKDIDKLHRYPNACKDIRGRLRVGAAVGVHDYERIASLLEADVDVIVVDSAHGHSINVIETVRKIKQSHDIQVVAGNVATAEGTRALIDAGADAVKVGIGPGSICTTRVVSGVGVPQITAIYHAAKAAAGRVPIIADGGIRYSGDIAKALAAGAHCVMIGGLFAGLAESPGDQIIFRGRSFKSYRGMGSLAAMAKGSHERYRQDVGRAPDAKSATSQSAQKLVPEGVEGRVPYKGPLADYVFQLVGGIKAGMGYCGTRTIDDLRTKSKFIQVTGASVQEGHPHDIVITQEAPNYSSYTSDGDSLRGSV; encoded by the coding sequence GTGCAGGACCGCATTGCGTACCAAGGAATCACGTTCGACGATGTCCTGCTCGAGCCCGCATACTCAGAGCTCCTCCCCCGCCAGGTCGAGACGAAGACCCATCTGACCGCCAAGATCCCGCTGAATATCCCCATCCTCTCCGCCCCGATGGACACGGTCACCGAGGCCGAGCTCGCCATCGCGCTGGCGCAGGAGGGGGGCCTCGGCGTCATCCACAAGAACATGTCCGTCGAGGAGCAGACCCGCGAGGTCGACAAGGTCAAGCGCTCCGAGAACGGCATCATCGTCGACCCGATCACGCTCCCCCCGACGGCCACCGTCGGCCAGGCCCGCGAGATCATGCGCGGCCATAACATCTCGGGCGTCCCCATCACCGTCGGCGACAACCGCCTCCGCGGCATCCTCACGCGCAGGGACCTGCGGTTCCTGGAGGACAATGACCTCAGCATCGAAGAGGTCATGACCAAGGAGAACCTGGTCACCGCGCCGGCCAACACCAGCCTGGAAGACGCCGACCGGATCCTCACCCGCAACAAGGTCGAGAAGCTCCTCCTGGTCGACGATGAGTTCCGCCTGAAGGGGCTCATCACGATCAAGGACATCGACAAGCTCCACCGCTACCCCAACGCCTGCAAGGATATCCGGGGCCGGCTGAGGGTGGGCGCCGCGGTGGGCGTGCACGACTACGAGCGGATCGCCTCGCTGCTGGAAGCCGACGTCGACGTGATCGTCGTCGACTCGGCCCACGGCCACTCGATCAACGTCATCGAGACGGTGCGCAAGATCAAGCAGTCGCACGACATCCAGGTGGTCGCCGGCAACGTGGCCACCGCCGAGGGGACCCGCGCCCTGATCGACGCGGGCGCCGACGCCGTGAAGGTGGGCATCGGCCCCGGCTCGATCTGCACCACGCGGGTCGTCTCCGGCGTCGGCGTCCCGCAGATCACGGCCATCTACCACGCCGCCAAGGCCGCCGCCGGCCGGGTGCCGATCATCGCCGACGGCGGGATCCGCTACTCGGGCGACATCGCCAAGGCACTGGCCGCCGGCGCCCACTGCGTCATGATCGGCGGCCTCTTCGCCGGCCTGGCCGAGAGCCCCGGCGATCAGATCATCTTCCGGGGGCGCAGCTTCAAGTCCTACCGAGGCATGGGCTCGCTGGCCGCGATGGCCAAGGGCTCTCACGAGCGATATCGCCAGGACGTCGGCCGCGCCCCCGATGCCAAGTCGGCCACCAGCCAGTCGGCCCAGAAGCTCGTCCCCGAGGGGGTCGAGGGTCGCGTCCCCTACAAGGGGCCCCTGGCCGACTACGTCTTCCAGCTCGTCGGCGGCATCAAGGCCGGCATGGGCTACTGCGGCACCCGGACCATCGACGACCTGCGCACCAAGTCCAAGTTCATCCAGGTCACCGGTGCCTCCGTCCAGGAGGGGCACCCCCACGACATCGTCATCACTCAGGAGGCGCCCAACTATTCCAGCTACACCTCCGACGGCGATTCCCTGAGGGGTTCGGTCTGA
- a CDS encoding oligosaccharide flippase family protein, with protein sequence MSAMAATQATNKALPPVLGRLLSGTFWLALRTPLQAVFSFWSITLMLGAISPTEYGAYGFAWGFGFLQFLLEFGMGSALQRQVSDAYTRGDRQAVDRSLSCGLMFYAVVSAVQSIVLLGIAYIALPYSRFTGPSYDLIVKLLWLQALTSPCYGLGAVATSVLQAARRYDFVPRFELASVVVRFVILAVGLTSGFDFFLVVVTQTLAQMALSLVPACWVVVRELGYVPRFRGARMADFAALTQISFYLFLIQLSVVLADKVDTTILGFATVDPGWANAVYKNVSMPFLQIRQTGWMLAYLVMPAVASLVAARDLAAIERVKYDGTRLLIAMLLPVGLLAWVFAEPFLTLWIGPRFGAEAHLMRLFLVATIPLCLSVLVQMAIGMGQIKVIALSALVGSLVNLPLSYVLTVRLGVAGVIWGTVLTTLFSNLLVPGLYICRTLDVRFGVLARRTLAPPMVGALCLLAAVLVSRIFIDPMPLGGDRLHRAIPLLINLTIGSTAYLVGYLAMPVGRGDFFELTRKLGLRRAAPAA encoded by the coding sequence ATGAGCGCAATGGCGGCGACGCAGGCGACCAACAAGGCACTCCCCCCGGTGCTCGGCCGGCTGCTCAGCGGCACGTTCTGGCTGGCCCTTCGGACCCCGCTCCAGGCGGTCTTCTCGTTCTGGAGCATCACCCTGATGCTCGGGGCGATCAGCCCCACCGAGTATGGCGCCTATGGGTTCGCCTGGGGCTTCGGCTTCCTCCAGTTCCTGCTGGAGTTCGGCATGGGCTCGGCGCTTCAGCGCCAGGTCTCCGACGCCTACACCCGGGGCGACCGCCAGGCGGTCGACCGCTCGCTGTCGTGCGGCCTGATGTTCTACGCGGTGGTCTCGGCCGTGCAGTCGATCGTGCTGCTGGGCATCGCCTACATCGCCCTGCCCTACTCCCGGTTCACGGGCCCGTCCTATGATTTGATCGTCAAGCTGCTCTGGCTCCAGGCGCTTACCTCACCGTGCTACGGCCTGGGGGCGGTGGCCACCAGCGTACTTCAGGCGGCCCGTCGGTATGACTTCGTCCCCCGATTCGAACTGGCCTCGGTCGTCGTCCGGTTCGTCATCCTGGCCGTGGGCCTGACCTCCGGGTTCGATTTCTTCCTGGTCGTCGTGACGCAGACGCTGGCGCAGATGGCGCTCTCTCTGGTCCCGGCCTGCTGGGTGGTGGTGCGTGAGTTGGGCTACGTCCCCCGCTTCCGCGGCGCCCGGATGGCCGACTTCGCCGCGCTCACGCAGATCAGCTTCTACCTGTTCCTGATCCAGCTCAGCGTGGTGCTGGCCGACAAGGTCGACACGACGATTCTGGGGTTCGCCACCGTCGACCCGGGCTGGGCCAACGCGGTCTACAAGAACGTCAGCATGCCGTTCCTCCAGATCCGCCAGACCGGCTGGATGCTGGCCTACCTGGTCATGCCCGCGGTGGCCAGCCTGGTGGCGGCCCGCGACCTGGCCGCGATCGAGCGGGTGAAGTACGACGGCACCCGGCTGCTGATCGCCATGCTGCTGCCGGTGGGCCTGCTGGCCTGGGTCTTCGCCGAGCCCTTCCTGACCCTCTGGATCGGCCCCCGCTTCGGCGCCGAAGCCCACCTGATGCGGCTCTTCCTGGTGGCCACGATCCCCCTCTGCCTGTCGGTGCTGGTGCAGATGGCCATCGGCATGGGCCAGATCAAGGTCATCGCCCTGTCGGCCCTGGTCGGCTCGCTGGTGAACTTGCCGCTGAGCTACGTTCTGACCGTGCGGCTGGGCGTTGCCGGGGTCATCTGGGGGACCGTGCTGACGACCCTGTTCTCGAACCTGCTCGTCCCGGGCCTCTATATCTGCCGGACCCTGGACGTACGCTTCGGCGTGCTCGCGCGGCGGACGCTGGCCCCGCCGATGGTCGGGGCGCTCTGCCTGCTGGCGGCCGTTTTGGTCTCACGGATCTTCATCGACCCGATGCCCCTGGGCGGCGACCGGCTGCACCGGGCCATCCCCCTGCTCATCAACCTGACCATCGGCTCGACGGCCTACCTGGTCGGCTACCTGGCGATGCCCGTGGGCCGTGGCGACTTCTTCGAGCTCACCCGCAAGCTCGGCCTCCGCCGGGCCGCCCCCGCCGCCTGA
- a CDS encoding prenyltransferase/squalene oxidase repeat-containing protein encodes MRDLDRRTFLRLGVRGAALAGLVGAWPAHAWAIEGAPDWDAIVGKAVGFLKARQGDDGSWSGDRNEPGITALVVAGLLRSGKVTPAEPTITKALAKLEQLVSPKGGLADSPHATYTTSVALMAFHEANKDGRLDGVIKGCQDFLKGTQYDETEGKGPNDLSYGGLGYGGGNSRPDLSNTSFFVDALRESGLPADDPALQKALVFVSRCQNLKSEFNDQPHAAEINDGGFFYTSGPAPAGGGPGGKAAAKKADTSTRSNAGMTYAGLKSMIYAGLTQDDVRVKAALGYIAKNYSLDENPGQGQRGLYYYYMTFGKAMAALGKPTFVDEGGKAHDWRAELIAALASRQDKNGGWANPVDRFLEGDPNIVTSYALIALAAARAPVK; translated from the coding sequence ATGCGAGACCTTGATCGTCGGACTTTCCTGAGATTGGGCGTGCGGGGGGCCGCGCTCGCGGGCCTGGTCGGGGCCTGGCCGGCCCACGCCTGGGCGATCGAGGGGGCGCCCGACTGGGACGCCATCGTCGGCAAGGCGGTGGGCTTCTTGAAGGCCCGCCAGGGGGATGACGGCAGCTGGTCGGGCGACCGCAACGAGCCGGGAATCACGGCCCTGGTCGTGGCAGGGTTGCTGCGGTCGGGGAAGGTCACGCCCGCCGAGCCGACGATCACGAAGGCACTGGCCAAGCTGGAGCAACTCGTCAGCCCCAAGGGGGGCCTGGCCGACTCGCCGCACGCGACCTACACCACGTCGGTGGCCCTGATGGCCTTCCACGAGGCCAACAAGGACGGCCGGCTCGACGGGGTCATCAAGGGGTGCCAGGATTTCCTCAAGGGGACGCAGTACGACGAGACCGAGGGGAAGGGCCCGAACGACCTCTCTTACGGCGGCCTGGGATACGGCGGCGGCAACAGCAGGCCCGACCTGTCGAATACGTCGTTCTTCGTCGACGCCCTCCGCGAATCGGGCCTGCCTGCCGATGACCCCGCGCTCCAGAAGGCGCTCGTCTTCGTCTCGAGGTGCCAGAACCTCAAGAGCGAGTTCAACGACCAGCCCCACGCCGCCGAGATCAACGACGGCGGCTTCTTCTACACGTCGGGCCCCGCACCGGCCGGCGGCGGCCCAGGCGGCAAGGCGGCGGCCAAGAAGGCCGACACGTCGACGCGATCCAACGCCGGGATGACCTACGCGGGCCTCAAGAGCATGATCTACGCGGGCCTGACGCAGGACGATGTCCGCGTGAAGGCGGCGCTCGGCTACATTGCCAAGAATTACTCGCTGGACGAGAACCCCGGACAGGGCCAGCGCGGGCTGTATTACTACTACATGACCTTCGGCAAGGCGATGGCCGCGCTCGGCAAGCCGACGTTCGTCGACGAAGGCGGCAAGGCCCACGACTGGAGGGCCGAGCTGATCGCCGCCCTGGCCAGTCGCCAGGACAAGAACGGCGGCTGGGCCAACCCCGTCGATCGGTTCCTGGAAGGCGACCCCAACATCGTCACCTCCTACGCCCTCATCGCCCTGGCCGCGGCCAGGGCGCCCGTGAAGTAG
- a CDS encoding GNAT family N-acetyltransferase has translation MTQSSPAMPPLPSGSNGIGPCPEGDRPAALAVLYRRVHEALRPGLIADALDEASQGRVDLSGLWVARRRGKIVGALLTHSLAGRAVAFWPPEVEGFWGRASMAEGLVRAALEQASGDGAGLAQALLDESSPKHAAADLARAGMPRVADLISMTRGTDGKPIDRGDAPSMEWRPFSDDTRDAFRAALTASYRGSLDMPELEGIRSLDDVLASHSAGGRFDPGRWQLGTIPGEPSASAVVLLADQPDRSAWEVAYLGLTPAARGRGLGLTALARALELAAPYVIRVELAVDSRNTPALRLYERAGFREFDRRSVHLAVFRPAAG, from the coding sequence ATGACGCAATCGTCGCCCGCCATGCCGCCACTGCCGTCGGGATCGAATGGGATCGGGCCCTGCCCCGAGGGCGATCGGCCGGCGGCCCTGGCCGTCCTGTATCGCCGCGTTCACGAGGCCCTTCGCCCCGGCCTGATCGCCGACGCCCTGGATGAGGCCAGCCAGGGGCGGGTCGACCTGTCTGGCCTCTGGGTCGCCCGTCGCCGCGGGAAGATCGTCGGGGCCCTGCTCACGCACTCCCTGGCCGGTCGCGCCGTCGCGTTCTGGCCCCCCGAGGTCGAGGGCTTCTGGGGCCGGGCCTCGATGGCCGAGGGCCTGGTGCGCGCGGCCCTTGAGCAGGCCAGCGGGGATGGGGCCGGGCTGGCGCAGGCCCTGCTCGACGAGTCGTCGCCCAAGCATGCGGCGGCCGACCTGGCCCGCGCCGGGATGCCCAGGGTGGCCGACCTGATCTCGATGACCCGGGGGACGGATGGCAAGCCCATCGACCGCGGCGATGCCCCTTCGATGGAGTGGCGGCCCTTTTCCGACGACACCCGAGACGCCTTCCGCGCCGCCCTGACGGCAAGCTACCGCGGCAGCCTGGACATGCCCGAGCTGGAGGGGATTCGGTCGCTGGACGACGTGCTGGCCAGCCACAGCGCCGGGGGCCGGTTCGACCCGGGCCGCTGGCAGCTTGGAACGATCCCCGGCGAGCCGTCGGCCTCGGCCGTCGTGCTGCTCGCCGACCAGCCCGATCGCAGCGCCTGGGAAGTGGCCTATCTGGGACTGACGCCTGCGGCCCGTGGCCGTGGCCTCGGCCTGACCGCCCTGGCGAGGGCCCTGGAACTGGCCGCGCCGTACGTCATCCGGGTCGAGCTTGCGGTCGACTCGCGCAACACGCCGGCCCTGAGGCTCTACGAGCGGGCCGGGTTCCGCGAGTTCGACCGCAGGTCGGTGCACCTGGCCGTCTTCCGGCCCGCCGCCGGCTGA
- a CDS encoding sigma-70 family RNA polymerase sigma factor, whose protein sequence is MDPADEPATVGQTAQTPLVPSTAAQLPSQAGQAIEAGDARLVELARLGDDQAFALLVARYERKLIRVLTRMVRDEELARDLAQETFWKVYNRLDRFDTARRFGPWLFRVGLNLALDHLRRREPPPTRSIGADADGRRAFDLPDPDPRLRAELAQEVHFVLEKVAVAYRTILVLRDLEGFSSAEVAAIIGRREATVRWRLAKAREQFREHWERRWAETTTTGGRS, encoded by the coding sequence ATGGATCCTGCGGACGAACCCGCGACAGTCGGACAGACCGCCCAGACTCCGCTCGTCCCCTCGACGGCGGCCCAGCTACCCTCGCAGGCAGGCCAGGCGATCGAGGCGGGCGATGCGCGCCTCGTCGAGCTTGCTCGCCTGGGAGACGATCAGGCCTTCGCACTGCTGGTGGCCCGGTATGAGCGCAAGCTCATTCGCGTGCTGACCCGCATGGTGAGGGACGAGGAGCTGGCCCGCGACCTGGCTCAGGAAACCTTCTGGAAGGTCTACAACCGGCTCGACCGGTTCGACACCGCCAGGCGCTTCGGCCCCTGGCTCTTCCGGGTCGGCCTGAACCTGGCGCTGGACCACCTCCGGAGACGCGAGCCGCCGCCGACCCGTTCCATCGGTGCCGATGCCGACGGCCGGCGTGCCTTCGACCTGCCCGACCCCGACCCCAGGCTGCGGGCCGAGCTAGCGCAAGAAGTCCACTTCGTTCTGGAGAAAGTCGCGGTCGCCTATCGGACGATCCTGGTACTCAGAGACCTCGAGGGATTCTCCTCGGCCGAGGTGGCGGCCATCATCGGCCGCCGCGAGGCCACGGTGCGCTGGCGGCTGGCCAAGGCCCGCGAGCAATTCCGCGAGCACTGGGAACGCAGGTGGGCCGAGACGACCACGACGGGAGGCCGATCATGA
- a CDS encoding zf-HC2 domain-containing protein, translating to MSEMSCRWTRARLPLFAGGDLGGLDRRRVERHLISCDGCRVHRDGLGSALNVLHFAAAFDPTTSGTPSLWPEIADEIRQSRHPAAGHLGWASIFWAPRTLGLGFGLAATIAALAILALPRQDEPRPAQVAAQAETDQMGDDHQPDANRPEGELAALDPKDQPAPAPTPVAKPEPETSRGTGNNANNREPATLSN from the coding sequence ATGAGTGAAATGTCGTGTCGATGGACCCGGGCCCGCCTGCCGCTCTTCGCCGGCGGCGACCTCGGCGGCCTCGACCGCCGGAGGGTCGAGCGGCACCTGATCTCATGCGACGGCTGCCGCGTGCACCGGGACGGCCTGGGCAGCGCCCTGAACGTCCTGCACTTCGCCGCCGCGTTCGACCCGACCACGTCGGGCACCCCCTCGCTCTGGCCCGAGATCGCCGACGAGATCCGCCAATCACGCCACCCCGCCGCCGGCCACCTCGGCTGGGCCTCGATCTTCTGGGCCCCGCGCACCCTGGGCCTCGGCTTCGGCCTGGCCGCCACCATCGCGGCCCTGGCCATCCTCGCCCTACCCCGCCAGGATGAGCCCCGCCCCGCCCAGGTCGCCGCCCAGGCCGAGACCGACCAGATGGGCGACGACCACCAGCCGGACGCGAACCGCCCCGAAGGCGAACTCGCCGCCCTCGACCCCAAAGACCAGCCCGCACCCGCTCCCACCCCAGTCGCCAAGCCCGAGCCCGAGACCTCTCGCGGCACCGGCAACAACGCCAACAACCGCGAGCCGGCGACCCTCAGCAATTGA
- a CDS encoding DUF1559 domain-containing protein, translating into MQPTNSTARRSAHEGFTLIELLVVISIIAVLIALLLPAVQSAREAARRIQCTNNLKQVGLSLHQYVDTHGVLPAGRAATPLIWSSLAAQLPFLEGSTVFNTFNLSITPLDSSNSTGVSTIIATFLCPSDGSQARIAANFGPNNYVANTGTGLRNGGSFRPKDGSEIVDGVLYDQSSTRLAEVTDGLSNTVAYSETIKGTGTMSVGARPSDRLRQFMQGSGLPVTDSYCTPTSATWSGARAQEWARGSFPYTTFNHFLTPNSKSHDCVSGAIGGRTAARSFHSGGVNVLFCDGRVIFAKDSISLETWRAVATRNGGEVISADQL; encoded by the coding sequence ATGCAACCGACGAATTCCACCGCACGCCGTTCGGCTCATGAGGGCTTCACCCTCATCGAGTTGCTGGTGGTCATCTCGATCATCGCCGTCTTGATCGCCCTGCTGCTGCCGGCGGTGCAGAGCGCACGCGAAGCCGCGAGGCGCATCCAGTGCACCAATAACCTGAAGCAAGTCGGGCTGTCGTTGCATCAGTACGTCGACACCCACGGGGTCCTGCCCGCCGGCCGCGCGGCCACGCCGCTGATCTGGTCGTCGCTGGCGGCCCAACTGCCGTTCCTCGAAGGATCGACCGTCTTTAACACCTTTAACTTGAGCATCACGCCCCTCGACTCCTCGAATTCGACGGGCGTCTCAACGATCATCGCGACATTCCTCTGCCCGTCGGACGGCAGCCAGGCTCGGATCGCGGCGAACTTCGGCCCGAACAATTATGTGGCAAACACCGGCACGGGACTTCGCAATGGCGGCAGCTTTCGCCCCAAAGACGGCAGCGAGATTGTCGACGGAGTCCTCTACGATCAGTCGTCCACCCGGCTCGCCGAGGTCACCGACGGCCTGAGCAACACGGTCGCTTACAGCGAGACGATCAAGGGGACGGGGACGATGAGCGTCGGCGCCAGGCCCTCCGATCGGCTCCGGCAATTTATGCAGGGATCGGGGCTCCCTGTGACCGACTCCTACTGTACCCCGACGAGTGCCACCTGGAGCGGAGCCCGCGCGCAGGAGTGGGCGAGGGGAAGTTTCCCCTATACCACATTCAATCACTTCCTGACGCCCAATAGCAAAAGCCATGATTGTGTCTCTGGAGCGATCGGCGGTCGCACGGCCGCGAGGAGCTTCCACTCGGGCGGCGTGAACGTCCTCTTCTGCGACGGCCGGGTCATCTTTGCGAAGGATTCGATCAGCCTCGAGACCTGGCGGGCGGTTGCCACGCGCAACGGCGGCGAGGTGATCTCCGCCGATCAACTCTGA
- a CDS encoding PEP-CTERM sorting domain-containing protein: protein MPIQPTLTRYAAGLALFCAFSSPRAADADFVLTAEAAGVQASQVSGVTTVNFNSQSSGTYSSLVTSIGTINSPGLAIVGANAYGGAGGNGKYFAIGAQSGSTTATLTLNSSQSYFGFWWSAADPQNKIEFLSGGSVVAQFNPTTALGSLSSAYLGNPNNNLDGGEKFAYLNLYGTQGSSFDQIRFTNQSQGSGFESDNWSVLAASTPPSGTTIPGGVTSVPEPSTLVLSAFGVIGLLGASIKRSRAANRA, encoded by the coding sequence ATGCCCATCCAGCCCACGCTGACACGCTACGCCGCCGGACTCGCCTTGTTCTGCGCCTTTTCCTCGCCGCGTGCCGCCGACGCTGACTTCGTCCTGACGGCCGAGGCCGCCGGTGTGCAGGCCTCACAGGTGAGCGGCGTCACGACCGTTAACTTCAATTCACAGTCGAGCGGCACCTATTCGAGCCTGGTCACGTCGATCGGGACGATCAACTCGCCCGGGCTCGCGATCGTCGGGGCGAATGCCTACGGCGGAGCTGGGGGCAACGGCAAGTATTTCGCCATCGGCGCGCAGAGCGGCTCCACGACCGCGACCCTGACGCTGAACAGTTCGCAATCCTATTTCGGGTTCTGGTGGTCGGCCGCCGACCCGCAGAACAAGATCGAGTTCCTCTCGGGTGGGAGCGTGGTCGCGCAATTCAACCCGACGACGGCCCTCGGCTCTCTTAGCAGCGCCTACCTGGGCAACCCGAACAACAACCTGGACGGCGGGGAGAAATTCGCCTACCTAAATCTCTACGGCACACAGGGGAGCAGCTTCGACCAGATTCGCTTCACCAACCAGTCCCAGGGCTCCGGCTTCGAGTCGGACAACTGGAGCGTGCTCGCGGCCTCGACGCCGCCGTCGGGGACGACCATCCCGGGTGGTGTCACGTCCGTCCCCGAGCCCAGCACCCTCGTCCTGTCCGCATTCGGCGTCATCGGCCTGCTCGGCGCCTCGATCAAGCGGTCGCGGGCCGCGAACCGGGCCTGA